The Streptomyces kanamyceticus DNA segment GCAGCGGGCCCTTGCGGGCTTCTATCGCGGAGTCGGAGCCAGGGTCGGGTCGACGCGGAGTGCCGTCTGCGCGTGGTTGAGGATGGCAGGGCCACCGGCGTGCACGACGCAGAAGTCGGGGGAGAGCGCGGGCCCGTCGCCGTCCAGCCACTGCTGGAGGGCGGGGGCGACGGTGCCGATGGCGCGGGTGGCCTCGCGGGTGGAGTCGAAGTGCAGGCCGTGGGAGTCCAGCCGTCCCGCGTACACGGTCTGGCTGTCGGGCATGACGTACTGCCAGGTGTCGTCGATACGGAAGCGCGGGCCCTGCCCGACGCGGTCCTGACCGGAAACGACGCAGGCCGCGGCGCTGTCACCGAACAACACCTTGTAGATCATGCTTTCGCGGCTGGTGTCGACGGGGTTGTAGGTCGCGGTGCTCAGGCACTCCGCGACGACGACCAGGACGTGCGCTCCGGGGTGGGCGGCGATGTGTTCGTGCGCCAGGGCCAGCGCCTGGGCGCCTCCCGCGCAGCCGTACGAGCCCAGGGCTATGCGGGCTATGTCCGGCCGCAGCCCCTGGCGGCCCAGGGTCCGGACGAGGTCCGTGTCGAGGCTGGGGGCGGTCCAGGAGGTGGCGTGACTGGTGATGACGCAGTCGATGTCCGCCAGCTCAAGGCCGGCGTTCTCCACCGCGCGCGGCGCGGCGCGCAGGGCCAACGCGAGTGCGTCCTCGTAGGCGGCGCGGTTGCGTTCGTCGAAGGTCGCGTCGCCCGTGACCGTCACGGCGTCGAGGGGGCGGCTGAAGTACCGCGTCCGGACTCCGGTGGACCGCGCGGTCCTGAGGTAGGCGGCGAGCCGGGGGAGATCGGCGTGCTGCCGGGCCATGTCCTCGGTCAAGTCGTCCATCGACACGCGATGTTCGGCGAGTTCAACGTACGGTCTGGCGATCAGCGCGGTGGGCATGGACCAGGCTCCTTCGATCTCCGGGCGGCGGCCCAAATCTACGGCAGAGCACTCCCTCTCCGACCCGTGCGGTAGCCCGCGCCTGGTTTAGGGCTTGTCGGCAGTCCAGGCAGGGGCCTGGGGCTGCCACATGTTCTCCCGGCTCAGCGGGGAAGGCTGGTGAGGGCGGGTCGTGCCCGGCTTGAACTGCATGATGACGACCCGGGCGTCGATCTCGGTGAGGGGATTGGCGGCGGAGGTTATCAGCCAGCCCGGCCCCTTCACCGGATGACGGATCGGTCGCACCGCACCGTCGGGGTGCACGGCGTTCGAGGACTCGGTCGCCAGGTAGATGGGCCCTACGACGGGATCGAGCCGGACGTCGGTGGCCATGTCGATGAGCTCGGGGTCGGCCGGGCGGTCCGTGACGGCCTGCCGGAGCGCCGGGCAGGCCGCCGGTGCCCAGTACTCGGACCAGTCCGTCAGCGTGTGCTGGCGGGCCTGCTCGTCCAGGAGCATCCACCGCATGATGTTGGAGGGGGCCCTGCCGCCCGGAAAGAGCGCCTCGAACTCGGCGTTGCACGCCTTGAGCTTCCAGTTGCGGTCGGCGATGTAGGCCATGGACCCGGTGACTCCCTCGACGACAGTCCGCCAGACGTCATGCATCGGCGTCCACCCCTCCAAGCCTTGCTGATCGAGATGCACTTGCGTGTCCCTTCGTGTCATATCGAAGCCCGTGGGTTGGCAACGCGATGACCGTCCGTGGCGCAAGCCTAACGACCGCTTCTGGAGGGGTTTCCGCGGCACCTCCGGAACCCCGGACGGCGCCCTTCCCGCAGGGCTTAGTGCCCCATCCCGGCACCGCCGTCGACGGGGATCACCGCTCCGGTGACGTAACCGGCCTGCGGCGAGGCGAGGAAGGTGATCGCCGACGCTATCTCCTCCGGCAGCGCGAGCCGTCCCAGCGGGATCTGGGCGACGAGGCTCTCCCGCTGCTCGTCGGTGAGGACGTCCGCCATCTGGGTGCTGGTGAGTCCGGGGGCGACCACGTTGAACGTGATGTTGCGGGAGCCGAGCTCACGGGCCATGGACCGGGCGAACCCGACGAGTCCGGCCTTGGACGCGGCGTAGTTGGCCTGGCCCGCCTCGCCGCGCAGACCGACCGCGGAGGAGACCAGCACGACCCGGCCGGACCTGGCGCGGAGCATCGCCTTGCTGGCCCGCTTGACCGCACGGAACGTGCCCGTCAGGTTGGTGTCGAGGACGGAGGTGAAGTCGTCCTCGCTCATGCGCATGAGCAGCCCGTCCTTGGCGATGCCCGCGCAGCACACCAGGACCTCGACGGGCCCGTGCGCGTCCTCGGCCTCCTTGAACGCGGCATCGACCTGAGCGGTGTCGGTGACGTCACAGCGGATCGCCAGGACGCCCGAGGGAGGCTCGGCGGTGCGGTAGGTCACCGCCACGCGGTCGCCTGCCGCCTGGAAGGCCCGCGCGGCGGCCAGGCCGATACCTCGGCTGCCGCCGGTGATCAGAACGGAACGGGACACAAGAGCACCCTTCATGAGCAGTGGAGTTGACCATCAGGAGTATCAGCCCGCTGGTGCCGCCCGCACTCCGGCCCGCGTCAACTGGCGGCTGATCGCGCCGGCCGCGTCCATCACGGCATGGACGTACCGTTCCCGGACCGAGACGGTGCGGACCTGTCTGTGCGCGACCAGCAGACTGACCGAGCCCGCCACGGCGGATCCCCGCCACACCGGCGCCGCGATGATGGCCCTGTCCCGGAGGGGGGAGGGGCCGACCGCGTACCCGTCCTCACGGATGCGGCGGAACGACGGCCGTGCCGCGGTGGTGTCTCCGAGACAGGCCTGAATGACCCAGCCCGACGCGTCGGTCTCCAACGGGGCACGCCACAGCGCCTGAAGCGCCGCACGGGGGAGGGCGGCCAACTGCTGGGCATGGGGCCCGGGCGCCGTCTCCGCCTGCACGCGCAACGGTACGCCGATCAGAAGTGCCGCGTACGCCACCGCGATCTGACCGGTCCGTGACTGTAAGGTGATCAATTCAGTGCGAACAGTAGCTGAACCCAAGCCAGTTGGCGGACCGGCCATACCTAGGGGGAAGTCAGAGAAGAAATGCGGTGTCTCTACAAAGGCGTAGTGGCCGTGCGGACCTCGCCGCTCCACCGCGCCCTCGCCGACCAGCGCCTGCACATAGCGATGAGCCGTCGGCGAGGGCAATTCCGCCAGGGCGGCGATGGACGCCAGCGAATGCGTCCCGGGCCCGAGCCCGCGCAGTGCTCGCAGCACGGCGAGCGTGCGTCCCACGGCACTTCCGGACTGCTCCAGCGGAACGGCACTTCCCGACTGCTCAAGCGGTATGACGGCAGCACGTTGCGCCATCGCGATCTCCCCCTCGCGGTTGAGGATCCGTGCGCATCCCACAGCACGATCGGATCCGGGCAGCCATTGTGGCCAGCACCGGGCCCCCGTCACCAGGATCACCTTTTTCCGGTAGTCGATTTTCAGGTAATTCCCCATCCGGTATATGAGGTGGCGCCGCGGCGGCCCAGGGGCGAAAGGACGGAAGATGGACAATAAGGCCGCCCTGCGCCAGTTGCTGAAATGGAAACGGGAGGAGCTGAACCCGGCCGACCTCGGCTGGCCCCCGCGCAGCGGTCGCGGCCGCCGCGTACCGGGCCTTTCCCAGGCGCAGGTCGCCCAGCTGCTGTACGTGTCGGAGCGCACCTACCGCCTGCTCGAGCGCGGCGAGATGGCCTCGCCCTCGGCCGAGTTCCTCGACCGCGTCGCCGAGGTCCTGCGGCTCAAGGAACGCGAACGCATCGCCCTGTACGTCTACGCACTCGGACATGAACCGCCGCACCCGCAGGACCCGTTGGCGGGCAAGACGGTGCCACACGCCTGGCACGAGGCCGTCGGCCGGGTCGAGGGCCAGCCGTGCTATGTCAACGACGTCGCCTGGAACGTCGTCGCCTACAACGACGACTTCGTCCGGATGTTCCCCCGCACCCCGCACGCCGAACCGGCCATCCCCGAGCGCAACCTCATGCGCTACATGCTGCTCAATGAAACCGCCCGCGAACACCACCTGGTGAACTGGGGCACCGAGTGGGCCGTGCCGCTCACCGCCCAGTTGCGCAACGCGGTGGCCCAGCACCCGGAGAACGCGGACCTGCAAGCGCTCGACAAGGAAGTCGCCGCCGATCCGGTGTCGGGCCCGATCTACCGGGCGAACCACGTGGCGTACGTCCATCCCAACGGCGACACGCGCCGCATGCGCTATCCCTGGGCCGGGCCACCACAGGAGGAGCGCGGAGTGAGCCGCTGCTGCCGCGACCACGAGCCCTCCCACGAAGGCGACGTCACCATGTGCGCGGCCACACCTCTGGGTTCACCCGGCGCCCGCTTCTTCCTCCTGGTCTTCAAACCCGACCTCGCGGGCCACCAGGACGGCCATGACACCTGAGCTCGGTGGGGGACCGACGGTTCCGTTGGGTCGAACCGGAGCACGCGCGATTCCGCCCAGTGAAACCGTGCGGCCTCCGGCGGGCCGAGTCGTTGCGGGGCGCGTGGTGGCTGCTCTTTGATGGCCACACCTGCGAGCCGAACCCTTCATCCTTCGGGTGTGCGCATGCGGGAGCCGAACCGGCCGCCCCCGGCCATCCCACGT contains these protein-coding regions:
- a CDS encoding MmyB family transcriptional regulator, yielding MTRRDTQVHLDQQGLEGWTPMHDVWRTVVEGVTGSMAYIADRNWKLKACNAEFEALFPGGRAPSNIMRWMLLDEQARQHTLTDWSEYWAPAACPALRQAVTDRPADPELIDMATDVRLDPVVGPIYLATESSNAVHPDGAVRPIRHPVKGPGWLITSAANPLTEIDARVVIMQFKPGTTRPHQPSPLSRENMWQPQAPAWTADKP
- a CDS encoding beta-ketoacyl-[acyl-carrier-protein] synthase family protein encodes the protein MPTALIARPYVELAEHRVSMDDLTEDMARQHADLPRLAAYLRTARSTGVRTRYFSRPLDAVTVTGDATFDERNRAAYEDALALALRAAPRAVENAGLELADIDCVITSHATSWTAPSLDTDLVRTLGRQGLRPDIARIALGSYGCAGGAQALALAHEHIAAHPGAHVLVVVAECLSTATYNPVDTSRESMIYKVLFGDSAAACVVSGQDRVGQGPRFRIDDTWQYVMPDSQTVYAGRLDSHGLHFDSTREATRAIGTVAPALQQWLDGDGPALSPDFCVVHAGGPAILNHAQTALRVDPTLAPTPR
- the fabG gene encoding 3-oxoacyl-ACP reductase FabG; protein product: MSRSVLITGGSRGIGLAAARAFQAAGDRVAVTYRTAEPPSGVLAIRCDVTDTAQVDAAFKEAEDAHGPVEVLVCCAGIAKDGLLMRMSEDDFTSVLDTNLTGTFRAVKRASKAMLRARSGRVVLVSSAVGLRGEAGQANYAASKAGLVGFARSMARELGSRNITFNVVAPGLTSTQMADVLTDEQRESLVAQIPLGRLALPEEIASAITFLASPQAGYVTGAVIPVDGGAGMGH
- a CDS encoding helix-turn-helix domain-containing protein, encoding MGNYLKIDYRKKVILVTGARCWPQWLPGSDRAVGCARILNREGEIAMAQRAAVIPLEQSGSAVPLEQSGSAVGRTLAVLRALRGLGPGTHSLASIAALAELPSPTAHRYVQALVGEGAVERRGPHGHYAFVETPHFFSDFPLGMAGPPTGLGSATVRTELITLQSRTGQIAVAYAALLIGVPLRVQAETAPGPHAQQLAALPRAALQALWRAPLETDASGWVIQACLGDTTAARPSFRRIREDGYAVGPSPLRDRAIIAAPVWRGSAVAGSVSLLVAHRQVRTVSVRERYVHAVMDAAGAISRQLTRAGVRAAPAG
- a CDS encoding helix-turn-helix domain-containing protein, with the protein product MDNKAALRQLLKWKREELNPADLGWPPRSGRGRRVPGLSQAQVAQLLYVSERTYRLLERGEMASPSAEFLDRVAEVLRLKERERIALYVYALGHEPPHPQDPLAGKTVPHAWHEAVGRVEGQPCYVNDVAWNVVAYNDDFVRMFPRTPHAEPAIPERNLMRYMLLNETAREHHLVNWGTEWAVPLTAQLRNAVAQHPENADLQALDKEVAADPVSGPIYRANHVAYVHPNGDTRRMRYPWAGPPQEERGVSRCCRDHEPSHEGDVTMCAATPLGSPGARFFLLVFKPDLAGHQDGHDT